The sequence CGTCATGCTGAACTTGTTTCAGCATGACGGATTTCCTGGCGGCTATCATTCACGATAATCGAACGTCAGCCGATCCTAATAACCCCGTGCCGGATCCACGATGTCGCTGGGCTTTTCGCCCCGGACGAAGCGGGACAGATCGTCATTGACCTTATCCAGCAACCGATGGCGGATCAGGGCGTAATTGCTGGAAATATGCGGTGTCAGCCGGACACGCGGATGGCTGTAGAGCGCATGACCTTCGGGCAGCGGCTCCGGATCGGTGACGTCCAGAGTGGCAAAGCCCAGCCGGTTCCGATCCAGCGCATCGACCAGCGCTTCCTGATCGATCACGGACCCTCGCGCTACGTTGATGAGATGGGCGCCCGGCTTGATCCGCGCGAACAGGGCTTGGTTGAAGAGATGGCGGGTTTCCGGCGTTCCGGGCACGGCGATGACGATATGGTCCGCCTCCGCCACCAGCGTTTCGAGATCGCGGACATGCTGCACGCCGCTGATGCCCGATTGCGCCCCGCTTCGCCGCAAGCCGACGACCTGAGCGCCCAGCGCCAGACCGCGTCGCGCCACCGCCGCGCCGATCGCGCCCAAGCCGACTATGCCGATGGTCGTTCCAGACACGCGGCCCAGCGGACGCTGGGCCCACTGCTCCCGCGAACGCACAGTCACCGCCTCCAGATTCTTGGCATGCGCATAGATGGCGGCGATCACATAATCAGCGATCTCTTCCGAAGCGACCCCGCGACCGCAGGTGACGAGCGGCGCATCCAGCAGCCAGCCGGGATAGAAATCCACTCCTGCCGAGGCGCTATAGACCCATTTGAGCCGCCCCGGCCATATTTTGGGCCGCTCCTGCGCCGATTGCCGCCAGGCCAAGGAGGGCCGCACCAGCAATATGTCTGCCTCGTCCGCGGCGGTCCACGGCTCGTCCTCCGCCACGTCGATCAGGGTCGGGGCGGACGGGTGCAGGCCAAGGCTACGATTGAAATCGGGCTCTAGCTGGCTGGCGATGATCAAGGACATGTCAGTTCCCCAGCGCGGCGCGTCCCGCCGCGATCAATATGGTATCGGTCTGCGGCGAGTGGATGCGGCTGCACAGCACGTCGCGATAATGGCGCTCCAGCGGATTCTTGCGGCTGATGCCCGGATTGCCGGTCAGTTCGAGGCCGATTTCCACCGCGCGAATCGCATTGGCCGTCGCGACATATTTGATGTTGTTCACCTCCACCGCGCCGGGCGGATCACCTGCGTCATGGCGCGCAGCGGCGTCGCGGATCAGCGTGCGGTTGACCTGCAACAGCGCCTCCATCTCCCCGAATTTCTCCTGCACCCGCGGCAGCGTCGCCAGCGAAGCGCCGAGGTTGCTGGGCACCCGATCGTTGAGATAGGCGCGCAGCCAGTCACGCGCAGCCCGCGCCACGCCATCATAGATGGTCGAAATCGACAGCGCGTTCCAGATCGCGATGCTGGGGTCACTCACTCCCGCCGCCCATTGCTCGGGCAAGCGGATGTCGACCGCATGATCGAAAGGAACCGGCGTATCCGTGAAATGCACCGCATGGCTGACGGTCGCGCGCATGCCCAGATGGTCCCAGGCCGCTTCTATGGCGATGCCCGGACTGTCGGAACGGACCAGGAAATTGCCGACGCGGGGGCTTTCCTCATCCGTCTTCGCCCATACGGAAAACCAGTCGAGGCCCGTCGATCCGGTGGAGTAGATTTTCGTGCCGCTGATCGCCCAGCCATCGGCCGTGCGCCGCGCCACGGTCGCGGGCAGGTCGCCGCGCACCGGCGTCCCCAGCTCCGGCTCGACGCGCAGCCCGCCGATCAATCCGCGCCCCTGCACCGCCTGCCGCGCCAGTTGCTCGTAAATCCCCTGCGGCCAGTCCTGCGCCCGGGCAGGAGTCGCATGATAATGGTAAGTCATGAACAGGATCAGCGCTGTTGACGGCTCCCCCTTGGCCACCGCGCCAAGCACGCGCAACGCTTCGGAGAGGGCCGCGCCGCGCCCACCATATTCGACCGGGACAGTCAGCCCGATCAGCCCTTCCCGCCCCAGCAGATCGAAATTGGCGCGGGGAAATTCCGCGCTCCGGTCATAGGCTGCCGCCGTTTCCGCCAGTTGCCGGGTGATCCGGTCCAGCAGTTCGGAGCCGATCGGCGCGAGAGACGGAGTTTCGGGAACAAGTGCCTGGCTGGCCATGATTTTCAGCCTCTTTTCGGTATGGAATCGTTGAACTGCTTGTCCCAAAGGGGCCGCACGTCGACCGCCTTCGGCAACAGCTTCTGGGCGAAGAAAAGGTCCGCCACCTGCTGTTGGGAGGCGATGGCCGCATCGGTCACGGGGCGCAGTTCATAACTGGCGCTCTTGCGCCGGAACTGGTCCACCACATAATCGGGCGGCACGCCGATGTCCTGGGCGATGATGCCTGCCCACTCATCCTGGTGCGCTGCCGCCCAGCCAAAGGCCTGCTGCACCAGCGCCAGATATTCGCGGATGATCTGCGACATTTCCGGATCGGCCAGCGCATCGACATGGGCTGCCACCAGATAATTGCCCGACAATATGCCATAGGCCGTGCGCAATATCCGGGCGCCTTCGGTCGCGATCGCCCGCTGGATCGGAAAACCGTAGATCGCCCAACCGTCCAGCGATCCCTGGGAAAAGGCCGCCGCGCCATCGGAGACGCCCATGGCGACGGGCGTGATGTCGTCCCATCCCAGGCCCACTTCTTCGAGCATCCGGATCAGGAAATATTGGGAGGTCGTGGCGCGCACATAGCCCACCCGCTTGCCTTTGAGATCGGCAATGGAGCGCGCTTTGGAGCCCTTGGGCACCAGCACCACCTGGTTATTGACGTCGGCATGGGTGACGGCGATCTGCCGGAAGCTCTGGATCGTCGACGCGGCGGCGAAAATGGGCGGAATCTCGCTCATCCCGCCATAATCGAGCGAACCACCGTTGAGCGCCTCCACCACCAGATGGCCGGACTGGAATTCGCTGTAGCGCAGATCGAAACCCTTGGGCGCGATTCCGGCCGCCTTGAACAGCAGCCGCGTATCGCCTTCCCCCTTGCCGGTGATCGAGACGCGCAGACGGGGCCGGGAATCGCGACCGGCGCCGCACCCCGACAGCAACAGCCCGGATGCAGCCCCAGCCGCCAGAAAACCGCGCCGCGACCAGCCTTCAGCGACCACCGAGGCTTTCCTGCTTCGGCGCAGCCCGATCGAACAGGATCACGTCAGGATCGCGCAGAAATTCGCGACGAGCGGCATCGCGCAAGCGACTCCAGGAGTCGATCAGGAAACGCAACGGGTTCATATTTGTCCTTCCGACAGCAATTGCTTATTTATCTATTTCATCGGTAGAGATAAGTCTCACAAGCAATGCTGTCGGAACTATAAGAATTCTTTGATTCAATGCCGTTCCGGCTTCAGACGGTGGTTTGAATCACGGCGCAGCCGCAACCAGACCATCCCGGGTCGGATCATATCCGCGAAGCGTCGCCGGAATAACGACTGGCGCGCCCGGCTAGGGGTGCGTCTGCAATTTGCACCTCATGCCGTTGGCCGCGCAAATTGCGTTAAGCGCACTATCGAAAATGGCAGCGGCGCCGGACGTCGGACCGATAAGCTTGCGATGTTCCAAGCTCACCACTCCATGCGCCGCTGCCCACAATGCGTAGGTCACATGCTGGGCATCAAGCCTGCGGTCGGCTGGCAAATCGTCGCGCACGGCATCCCTTAGCGTTTCGAAACTGCGCCAGGCCTGCTTGCGACAGGCGGCGGGCGCTTCCCACGCCCGGCCCAGATCACCGAACATCACATTGTAGAGCGCCGGTTCGTCAAGAGCGAAAGACCGATAGGCTCCCAACATCAGGGCCAGCCGCCGGGCGCTGTCGGCTTCCCCGGCATGTGCTTGAAACGCAAGGACCAGCTCAGCAAAGCTGTGCAGGTAAAGAGCTTCGAGCAAACCGTCCTTGCCGCCGAAATGGGTATAAATCATCTTCGTCGAAGCGCCGACGGTTTCGGCCACGCGCCGGACCGTCAGCGCGCCCGGCCCCTCTTCGCTCAACAAGGCCGCGGCAGCCGACAGGAGGGTCGGACGAGTCTCCGCCTCCAATGCCGACCGGGCGGCCCGGATATTGCCTATGATGGGAGATGCGGTCATGCGGCGACAGTTTGATGATCCGCAGCGCCTTCGGCAAGGAAATTGGATAGCCGCCGCCGGATAATGCTTTCGGCATCGGCCATGATCCGGTCGATCAGATCCTTGACCGTTGGAATGTCCCGGATCAGGCCGACGACCATCCCACAGCTCCATGCGCCCGCGTCCATATCGCCATCGACCATGACCTTCGGATAGACGCCCGCAACCTGATCGTGGATGTCGTCGATCGTG is a genomic window of Sphingobium sp. TKS containing:
- a CDS encoding D-isomer specific 2-hydroxyacid dehydrogenase family protein, with the translated sequence MSLIIASQLEPDFNRSLGLHPSAPTLIDVAEDEPWTAADEADILLVRPSLAWRQSAQERPKIWPGRLKWVYSASAGVDFYPGWLLDAPLVTCGRGVASEEIADYVIAAIYAHAKNLEAVTVRSREQWAQRPLGRVSGTTIGIVGLGAIGAAVARRGLALGAQVVGLRRSGAQSGISGVQHVRDLETLVAEADHIVIAVPGTPETRHLFNQALFARIKPGAHLINVARGSVIDQEALVDALDRNRLGFATLDVTDPEPLPEGHALYSHPRVRLTPHISSNYALIRHRLLDKVNDDLSRFVRGEKPSDIVDPARGY
- a CDS encoding acyl-CoA dehydrogenase family protein; this encodes MASQALVPETPSLAPIGSELLDRITRQLAETAAAYDRSAEFPRANFDLLGREGLIGLTVPVEYGGRGAALSEALRVLGAVAKGEPSTALILFMTYHYHATPARAQDWPQGIYEQLARQAVQGRGLIGGLRVEPELGTPVRGDLPATVARRTADGWAISGTKIYSTGSTGLDWFSVWAKTDEESPRVGNFLVRSDSPGIAIEAAWDHLGMRATVSHAVHFTDTPVPFDHAVDIRLPEQWAAGVSDPSIAIWNALSISTIYDGVARAARDWLRAYLNDRVPSNLGASLATLPRVQEKFGEMEALLQVNRTLIRDAAARHDAGDPPGAVEVNNIKYVATANAIRAVEIGLELTGNPGISRKNPLERHYRDVLCSRIHSPQTDTILIAAGRAALGN
- a CDS encoding aliphatic sulfonate ABC transporter substrate-binding protein, whose protein sequence is MVAEGWSRRGFLAAGAASGLLLSGCGAGRDSRPRLRVSITGKGEGDTRLLFKAAGIAPKGFDLRYSEFQSGHLVVEALNGGSLDYGGMSEIPPIFAAASTIQSFRQIAVTHADVNNQVVLVPKGSKARSIADLKGKRVGYVRATTSQYFLIRMLEEVGLGWDDITPVAMGVSDGAAAFSQGSLDGWAIYGFPIQRAIATEGARILRTAYGILSGNYLVAAHVDALADPEMSQIIREYLALVQQAFGWAAAHQDEWAGIIAQDIGVPPDYVVDQFRRKSASYELRPVTDAAIASQQQVADLFFAQKLLPKAVDVRPLWDKQFNDSIPKRG
- a CDS encoding TetR/AcrR family transcriptional regulator, translated to MTASPIIGNIRAARSALEAETRPTLLSAAAALLSEEGPGALTVRRVAETVGASTKMIYTHFGGKDGLLEALYLHSFAELVLAFQAHAGEADSARRLALMLGAYRSFALDEPALYNVMFGDLGRAWEAPAACRKQAWRSFETLRDAVRDDLPADRRLDAQHVTYALWAAAHGVVSLEHRKLIGPTSGAAAIFDSALNAICAANGMRCKLQTHP